A part of Mustela erminea isolate mMusErm1 chromosome 9, mMusErm1.Pri, whole genome shotgun sequence genomic DNA contains:
- the SMPD1 gene encoding sphingomyelin phosphodiesterase isoform X1: MPRHGVSPGQGHPRSGGETESDRSRGSPRLRLLWIGLALALALPDSLVLWAPTGAHPLPSQSHPARFGRLVPQLRNAFGWWNLTCPVCKGLFTAIDFGLKKEPSVAWMGSMATKLCKLLKIAPPTVCQSAVQLFEDDMVEVWTRSVLSPSEACGLLLGNTCGHWDIFSSWNISLPAVPKPSPQPPKPPAPGAPVSRILFLTDLHWDHDYLEGTDPDCENPLCCRQDSGLPPTSRPGAGYWGEYSKCDLPLRTLESLLSGLGPAGPFDMVYWTGDIPAHNVWHQSRQDQLRALTTVTALVKKFLGPVPVYPAVGNHESTPVNGFPPPFIEGNYSSSWLYEAMAKVWESWLPAEALHTLRIGGFYALSPRPGLRLISLNMNFCSRENFWLLINSTDPAGQLQWLVGELQAAEDRGDKVHIIGHIPPGHCLKSWSWNYYRIVARYENTLAGQFFGHTHVDEFEVFYDEETLSRPLSVAFLAPSATTYIGLNPGYRVYQIDGNYPGSSHVVLDHETYILNLTQANEPGATPHWQRLYRARETYGLPNALPAAWHDLVYRMRGDTQLFQTFWFLYHKGHPPSEPCGMPCRLTTLCAQLSARSDSPALCRHLVPDGGLLDVQSLQPRPPFC; this comes from the exons ATGCCCCGCCACGGAGTATCTCCTGGCCAGGGCCACCCTAGATCCGGCGGGGAGACGGAATCGGACCGGTCCCGGGGGTCCCCCAGACTGAGGCTCCTGTGGATAGGCCTGGCTCTGGCGCTGGCCCTGCCCGACTCCCTGGTTCTCTGGGCCCCTACCGGGGcccaccctcttccctcccaAAGCCATCCCGCCAGGTTCGGTCGCTTAGTGCCCCAGCTCCGCAACGCCTTTGGGTGGTGGAATCTCACCTGCCCAGTCTGCAAAGGCTTGTTCACCGCCATCGACTTTGGGCTGAAG aaggagcccagtgtggcctGGATGGGCTCCATGGCCACCAAGCTCTGCAAACTGCTGAAGATAGCAccgcctactgtgtgccagtcagctgtccagctctttgaagatgacatggTGGAAGTGTGGACACGCTCTGTGCTGAGCCCATCTGAGGCCTGTGGTCTGCTCCTGGGCAACACCTGCGGGCACTGGGACATCTTCTCATCTTGGAACATCTCTTTGCCAGCTGTACCAAAGCCTTCCCCACAACCACCCaaacccccagccccaggcgcccctgtcagtCGCATCCTCTTCCTCACTGACctgcactgggatcatgactaccTGGAGGGCACAGACCCTGACTGTGAGAACCCTCTGTGTTGCCGCCAGGATTCTGGCCTGCCACCTACCTCCCGCCCAGGTGCTGGATACTGGGGCGAGTACAGCAAGTGTGACCTGCCCCTGCGGACCCTGGAGAGCCTGTTGAGCGGGCTGGGCCCTGCTGGCCCCTTTGATATGGTGTACTGGACAGGAGACATCCCCGCCCACAACGTCTGGCATCAATCACGTCAGGACCAGCTTCGGGCCCTGACCACTGTCACAGCCCTTGTGAAGAAGTTCTTGGGCCCAGTGCCTGTGTACCCTGCCGTGGGCAACCACGAGAGTACACCTGTCAATGGCTTCCCTCCCCCTTTCATAGAGGGCAATTACTCTTCCAGCTGGCTCTATGAGGCAATGGCCAAGGTGTGGGAGTCCTGGCTACCTGCTGAAGCCCTTCACACTCTCAG AATTGGGGGGTTCTATGCCCTTTCCCCACGTCCTGGTCTCCGTCTCATCTCTCTCAATATGAATTTTTGTTCCCGTGAGAACTTCTGGCTCTTGATCAACTCCACAGATCCCGCTGGACAGCTCCAGTGGCTAGTGGGGGAGCTTCAGGCTGCTGAGGATCGAGGAGACAAG GTACATATAATTGGCCACATTCCCCCGGGGCACTGCCTGAAGAGCTGGAGCTGGAATTATTACCGAATAGTAGCCAG gtatgagaacACCTTGGCTGGTCAGTTCTTTGGCCACACCCACGTGGATGAGTTTGAAGTCTTCTATGACGAGGAGACCCTGAGCCGGCCGCTATCTGTAGCCTTCCTGGCACCCAGTGCTACCACCTACATCGGCCTTAATCCTG GTTACCGGGTCTACCAAATAGATGGCAACTACCCGGGGAGCTCTCATGTGGTCCTGGATCATGAGACCTACATCCTGAACCTGACCCAGGCTAATGAACCAGGAGCCACGCCACACTGGCAGCGTCTCTATAGGGCTCGAGAAACCTACGGGCTGCCCAATGCACTGCCTGCCGCCTGGCATGACTTAGTGTATCGCATGCGGGGTGACACGCAACTGTTCCAGACCTTCTGGTTTCTCTACCATAAGGGCCACCCGCCCTCAGAGCCCTGTGGCATGCCCTGCCGCCTGACGACTCTGTGCGCCCAGCTCTCTGCTCGCTCTGACAGCCCTGCTCTATGTCGCCATCTAGTGCCAGATGGAGGCCTCCTGGATGTCCAGAGCCTGCAGCCAAGGCCACCTTTCTGCTAG
- the SMPD1 gene encoding sphingomyelin phosphodiesterase isoform X2 has product MPRHGVSPGQGHPRSGGETESDRSRGSPRLRLLWIGLALALALPDSLVLWAPTGAHPLPSQSHPARFGRLVPQLRNAFGWWNLTCPVCKGLFTAIDFGLKKEPSVAWMGSMATKLCKLLKIAPPTVCQSAVQLFEDDMVEVWTRSVLSPSEACGLLLGNTCGHWDIFSSWNISLPAVPKPSPQPPKPPAPGAPVSRILFLTDLHWDHDYLEGTDPDCENPLCCRQDSGLPPTSRPGAGYWGEYSKCDLPLRTLESLLSGLGPAGPFDMVYWTGDIPAHNVWHQSRQDQLRALTTVTALVKKFLGPVPVYPAVGNHESTPVNGFPPPFIEGNYSSSWLYEAMAKVWESWLPAEALHTLRIGGFYALSPRPGLRLISLNMNFCSRENFWLLINSTDPAGQLQWLVGELQAAEDRGDKVHIIGHIPPGHCLKSWSWNYYRIVARYENTLAGQFFGHTHVDEFEVFYDEETLSRPLSVAFLAPSATTYIGLNPAVAIVLPRPSPRWAS; this is encoded by the exons ATGCCCCGCCACGGAGTATCTCCTGGCCAGGGCCACCCTAGATCCGGCGGGGAGACGGAATCGGACCGGTCCCGGGGGTCCCCCAGACTGAGGCTCCTGTGGATAGGCCTGGCTCTGGCGCTGGCCCTGCCCGACTCCCTGGTTCTCTGGGCCCCTACCGGGGcccaccctcttccctcccaAAGCCATCCCGCCAGGTTCGGTCGCTTAGTGCCCCAGCTCCGCAACGCCTTTGGGTGGTGGAATCTCACCTGCCCAGTCTGCAAAGGCTTGTTCACCGCCATCGACTTTGGGCTGAAG aaggagcccagtgtggcctGGATGGGCTCCATGGCCACCAAGCTCTGCAAACTGCTGAAGATAGCAccgcctactgtgtgccagtcagctgtccagctctttgaagatgacatggTGGAAGTGTGGACACGCTCTGTGCTGAGCCCATCTGAGGCCTGTGGTCTGCTCCTGGGCAACACCTGCGGGCACTGGGACATCTTCTCATCTTGGAACATCTCTTTGCCAGCTGTACCAAAGCCTTCCCCACAACCACCCaaacccccagccccaggcgcccctgtcagtCGCATCCTCTTCCTCACTGACctgcactgggatcatgactaccTGGAGGGCACAGACCCTGACTGTGAGAACCCTCTGTGTTGCCGCCAGGATTCTGGCCTGCCACCTACCTCCCGCCCAGGTGCTGGATACTGGGGCGAGTACAGCAAGTGTGACCTGCCCCTGCGGACCCTGGAGAGCCTGTTGAGCGGGCTGGGCCCTGCTGGCCCCTTTGATATGGTGTACTGGACAGGAGACATCCCCGCCCACAACGTCTGGCATCAATCACGTCAGGACCAGCTTCGGGCCCTGACCACTGTCACAGCCCTTGTGAAGAAGTTCTTGGGCCCAGTGCCTGTGTACCCTGCCGTGGGCAACCACGAGAGTACACCTGTCAATGGCTTCCCTCCCCCTTTCATAGAGGGCAATTACTCTTCCAGCTGGCTCTATGAGGCAATGGCCAAGGTGTGGGAGTCCTGGCTACCTGCTGAAGCCCTTCACACTCTCAG AATTGGGGGGTTCTATGCCCTTTCCCCACGTCCTGGTCTCCGTCTCATCTCTCTCAATATGAATTTTTGTTCCCGTGAGAACTTCTGGCTCTTGATCAACTCCACAGATCCCGCTGGACAGCTCCAGTGGCTAGTGGGGGAGCTTCAGGCTGCTGAGGATCGAGGAGACAAG GTACATATAATTGGCCACATTCCCCCGGGGCACTGCCTGAAGAGCTGGAGCTGGAATTATTACCGAATAGTAGCCAG gtatgagaacACCTTGGCTGGTCAGTTCTTTGGCCACACCCACGTGGATGAGTTTGAAGTCTTCTATGACGAGGAGACCCTGAGCCGGCCGCTATCTGTAGCCTTCCTGGCACCCAGTGCTACCACCTACATCGGCCTTAATCCTG CTGTGGCCATTGTTCTCCCAAGACCCAGCCCAAGGTGGGCTTCATAG